From a region of the Posidoniimonas polymericola genome:
- a CDS encoding cupin domain-containing protein: MTAQEIIELLGLAPLPQEGGFYRETYRAPLEIPESGLPGVYEGDRNVSTAIYFLITPDECSALHILPTDELFHFYAGDPVDMLLLYPDGRVANAALGVDLAAGQRPQALAPGDVWQGCRLRDGGEWALLGCTVAPGFDFRDFHVVTAEQVEELKQKFPSVANEIDRLTPNQR, from the coding sequence ATGACCGCACAGGAAATCATCGAGCTGCTCGGCCTCGCGCCGCTCCCGCAGGAAGGGGGCTTCTACCGCGAGACCTACCGCGCACCGCTGGAGATCCCCGAGTCCGGCCTGCCCGGCGTGTACGAGGGCGACCGCAACGTGTCGACCGCCATCTACTTCCTGATCACGCCGGACGAGTGCTCTGCGCTGCACATCCTGCCGACCGACGAGCTGTTCCACTTCTACGCCGGCGACCCGGTCGACATGCTGCTGCTCTACCCGGACGGCCGGGTCGCCAACGCTGCGCTCGGCGTCGACCTGGCGGCCGGCCAGCGGCCGCAGGCCCTCGCGCCGGGCGACGTGTGGCAGGGCTGCCGCCTGCGTGACGGCGGCGAGTGGGCGCTGCTCGGCTGCACGGTGGCGCCCGGGTTCGACTTCCGCGATTTCCACGTTGTGACCGCTGAGCAGGTCGAAGAGCTCAAGCAGAAGTTCCCCAGCGTCGCCAACGAAATCGACCGCCTGACTCCCAATCAAAGGTAA
- a CDS encoding isoaspartyl peptidase/L-asparaginase family protein, whose translation MNCSTVLPRLLTITIACAGSCLAAAAEPPAYVIALHGGAGGWQSLTDESRGEVEATLRRALDTGRQVLAGGGASLDAVEATIRVMEDAPCFNSGKGAICNIDGEHWLDASIMDGRDRAAGGVTNITNVKNPISLARLVMEKSPHVLLGGRGAERFAKQMGVELVPQSYFHTPASDDDLAAWRKENPTPAPEASPQALVETVGCVALDRHGNLAAGTSTGGRTGKLQGRIGDSPIVGAGTYADNATCAVSGTGVGELYIRHAIAYDISARMAYKGDSMAHAMHINLFERLAEGTGGLIGIDHDGNAVLDFNTRAMPRGVADAGGRFEIKIER comes from the coding sequence ATGAATTGCTCCACCGTCCTGCCGCGGCTGCTTACTATCACCATCGCCTGCGCGGGCTCCTGCCTTGCGGCTGCGGCCGAGCCGCCTGCCTACGTGATCGCCCTGCACGGCGGCGCGGGTGGCTGGCAGTCGCTTACCGACGAGTCCCGCGGCGAGGTCGAGGCGACCCTCCGCCGGGCGCTCGACACCGGCCGCCAGGTGCTGGCGGGGGGCGGCGCGAGCCTCGACGCGGTCGAGGCGACCATCCGCGTGATGGAGGACGCCCCGTGCTTCAACTCCGGCAAGGGCGCCATCTGCAACATCGACGGCGAGCACTGGCTCGACGCCAGCATCATGGACGGCCGCGACCGCGCGGCCGGCGGCGTGACGAACATCACCAACGTCAAGAACCCGATTTCGCTCGCTCGGCTGGTGATGGAGAAGTCGCCCCACGTGCTGCTCGGCGGCCGTGGCGCCGAGCGGTTCGCCAAGCAAATGGGCGTTGAGCTGGTCCCGCAGAGCTACTTCCACACGCCCGCCAGCGACGACGACTTGGCGGCGTGGAGAAAAGAGAACCCGACCCCTGCCCCCGAGGCTTCTCCGCAGGCACTCGTCGAGACCGTCGGCTGTGTCGCCCTCGACCGGCACGGCAACCTGGCGGCCGGCACGTCGACCGGCGGCCGCACCGGCAAGCTGCAGGGGCGGATCGGCGACTCGCCGATCGTCGGCGCGGGCACCTACGCCGACAACGCCACCTGCGCCGTCAGCGGCACAGGCGTCGGCGAGCTGTACATCCGCCACGCGATCGCGTACGACATCTCCGCCCGGATGGCTTACAAGGGCGATAGCATGGCTCACGCAATGCACATCAACCTGTTCGAACGGCTCGCTGAGGGCACCGGCGGGCTGATCGGCATCGACCACGACGGCAACGCCGTGCTCGACTTCAACACCCGGGCGATGCCCCGCGGCGTCGCGGACGCGGGCGGGCGGTTCGAGATCAAGATCGAGAGATAG
- a CDS encoding sulfite exporter TauE/SafE family protein, whose translation MAEFLQPLFDHYTLAQWAFILGVTAFGSVVQGTVGFASGMIVVPLLVVWGVALHEAAAINFLLTAMQNVRGAWRLRHELTYHETNLPLVLRWIGIPVGAMALAYSARLDQAVIKQLIGGLLLVIVVVLSVWKIKHREHIPLPATIGAFLLSGFLLGFAAIGGAPMVLYVNALTWSAAKCRAFLFYLSATGAPPMAAMLIWNFGAGLLPACLASLVAMPLCWLGVNLGIHLGRHLDKNLFRKLTFGLLALIAISSLLSPWLMGK comes from the coding sequence TTGGCCGAGTTTCTGCAGCCGTTGTTCGATCACTACACCCTCGCGCAGTGGGCCTTCATCCTCGGCGTCACCGCGTTCGGCAGCGTCGTGCAGGGGACGGTCGGCTTTGCGTCGGGCATGATCGTGGTGCCGCTGCTGGTGGTCTGGGGGGTCGCCCTGCACGAGGCGGCCGCCATCAACTTCCTGCTCACCGCGATGCAGAATGTCCGCGGCGCCTGGCGGCTGCGGCACGAGCTGACCTACCACGAGACCAACCTGCCGCTGGTGCTGCGGTGGATCGGCATCCCGGTCGGCGCGATGGCGCTCGCGTACTCGGCCCGACTCGACCAGGCCGTTATCAAACAGCTGATCGGCGGCCTGCTGCTGGTGATCGTTGTGGTGCTGTCGGTCTGGAAGATCAAGCACCGGGAGCACATCCCGCTGCCGGCCACGATTGGGGCGTTCCTGCTGTCGGGGTTCCTGCTTGGGTTCGCGGCGATCGGCGGCGCCCCGATGGTGCTGTACGTTAACGCCCTGACATGGTCCGCCGCCAAGTGCCGGGCGTTCTTGTTCTACCTGTCGGCGACCGGCGCCCCGCCGATGGCGGCGATGCTGATCTGGAACTTCGGCGCGGGCCTGCTGCCGGCCTGCCTGGCGTCGCTGGTCGCGATGCCGCTCTGCTGGCTCGGCGTGAACCTCGGCATCCACCTCGGCCGTCACCTCGACAAGAACCTGTTCCGCAAGCTGACGTTCGGTTTGCTGGCGTTGATCGCGATCAGCTCGCTTTTGTCGCCGTGGTTGATGGGTAAGTAG
- a CDS encoding flagellin, with product MLSVRPSGVGYTALNNLNRSTNGLNNTTLKLATGLRINSAKDDPAGLIAAEQLRGDLVDIGARRRTIGYERSQLSVQQSGRQQATGVLHDLRGRVVEATGDSTSAEQKAAIQTEIDSALDGLDRIADTTGISFPAALEALRSGGEGNVVSGDPAAAAEAIDAELSRITQASAAAGAYEKYTLDVDQRIAEDQAVVTAQSLSEIADADYAEEASNLTRNEIILKTSLRTVGLLNQIKGEGILTLLGVK from the coding sequence ATGCTTTCGGTTAGGCCTAGCGGCGTTGGCTACACGGCTCTGAACAACCTCAACCGTTCGACCAACGGCCTCAACAACACCACGCTCAAGCTCGCGACCGGGCTGCGGATCAACTCGGCCAAGGACGACCCGGCCGGGCTGATCGCGGCCGAGCAGCTCCGCGGCGACCTGGTCGACATCGGCGCCCGCCGCCGCACGATCGGCTACGAACGCTCGCAGCTCTCGGTGCAGCAGAGCGGCCGCCAGCAGGCGACCGGCGTGCTGCACGACCTCCGCGGCCGGGTGGTCGAGGCGACCGGCGACTCGACCTCCGCCGAGCAGAAGGCCGCCATCCAGACCGAGATCGACTCTGCCCTCGACGGGCTCGACCGTATCGCCGACACAACCGGTATCTCGTTCCCGGCGGCCCTCGAGGCGCTCCGCTCCGGCGGCGAGGGCAATGTCGTCAGCGGCGACCCGGCCGCCGCGGCCGAGGCAATCGACGCCGAGCTCAGCCGCATCACCCAGGCGAGCGCCGCCGCCGGCGCGTACGAGAAGTACACGCTGGACGTCGACCAACGCATCGCCGAGGACCAGGCGGTCGTGACGGCCCAGTCGCTCAGCGAGATCGCCGACGCCGACTACGCCGAGGAGGCCTCGAACCTCACCCGCAACGAAATTATCTTGAAGACCTCCCTCCGCACCGTTGGTCTGCTCAACCAGATCAAGGGCGAGGGGATCCTCACGCTGCTCGGCGTGAAGTAG
- a CDS encoding DinB family protein → MKSQFQRSFRYDAWANSRVIESLAATPAASDEALPLLAHLLAAEHIWFCRLTGRAAEHEVFPSLTLDACRRLANANTAGYAELLAQATDDWLQSPVAYHNAAGLPFENRAADILTHVVTHGPYHRGQIAKAIGRNGGQPTPTDYIVFAREQDGGPPVL, encoded by the coding sequence TTGAAATCACAGTTTCAGCGGTCGTTTCGCTACGACGCCTGGGCCAACTCTCGAGTGATCGAGTCCCTGGCCGCCACGCCCGCCGCGTCGGACGAGGCCCTGCCGCTGCTGGCTCACCTGCTGGCCGCCGAGCATATCTGGTTCTGTCGGCTCACCGGCCGCGCGGCCGAACACGAGGTGTTCCCTAGCCTAACGCTCGACGCGTGTCGGCGGCTTGCCAACGCGAACACGGCCGGCTACGCGGAGTTGCTTGCCCAAGCGACCGACGATTGGCTTCAATCGCCCGTCGCCTACCACAACGCGGCGGGGCTGCCCTTCGAGAACCGTGCGGCCGATATCCTGACGCACGTCGTTACCCACGGGCCCTACCACCGCGGGCAGATCGCGAAGGCGATCGGCCGCAACGGCGGCCAGCCTACGCCGACCGATTACATTGTGTTTGCCCGAGAGCAGGACGGCGGACCCCCAGTCCTCTAG
- a CDS encoding transglutaminase-like domain-containing protein, with product MWMETSCSLAFETPVATPFLLMLRPRSGAQQWIAREQYVLTPSVPAVEFTDQFGNLCQRLVAPAGRFSIHTSADIEAADFTDTAYGAPFVEVQLLPDATLPFLLPSRYCESDRFSQIASSITAGFTPGYNQCAAIVDYIRGALQYVPGAGQDIISAAEVNQRSQAVCRDMAHLGIALCRALCIPARMVVGYLEALQPMDLHAWFEAYVGGRWYTFDPTQGSPCGGRVAIAYGRDAADVAIYTQFGDPVELVGMTVRVERLNAAPV from the coding sequence ATGTGGATGGAGACCTCCTGTTCACTGGCGTTTGAAACGCCGGTGGCGACGCCCTTCTTGCTAATGCTGCGGCCCCGCAGCGGCGCCCAGCAGTGGATCGCCCGTGAGCAGTACGTGCTGACGCCGAGCGTGCCGGCGGTCGAGTTCACCGACCAGTTCGGCAACCTCTGCCAGCGGCTGGTCGCGCCGGCCGGCAGGTTTTCGATCCACACGTCGGCAGACATCGAGGCAGCCGACTTCACCGACACCGCGTACGGCGCGCCGTTTGTCGAGGTGCAGTTGCTGCCCGACGCCACGCTGCCGTTCCTGCTGCCGAGCCGGTACTGCGAGTCCGACCGATTCAGCCAGATAGCTTCCTCGATCACAGCCGGCTTTACGCCGGGGTACAACCAGTGCGCGGCGATCGTCGACTACATCCGCGGCGCCCTGCAGTACGTGCCGGGCGCCGGCCAGGACATTATCAGCGCCGCCGAAGTGAACCAGCGGTCGCAGGCCGTGTGCCGCGACATGGCCCACCTCGGGATTGCCCTCTGCCGCGCGCTGTGCATTCCGGCCCGGATGGTCGTGGGCTACCTCGAGGCGCTCCAGCCGATGGACCTGCACGCCTGGTTCGAGGCCTACGTCGGCGGCCGCTGGTACACGTTCGATCCTACTCAGGGGAGCCCCTGCGGCGGCCGCGTGGCGATCGCCTACGGCCGCGACGCCGCGGACGTGGCGATCTACACCCAGTTCGGCGACCCGGTCGAGCTGGTCGGCATGACGGTACGGGTCGAGCGGCTCAACGCGGCGCCGGTGTGA
- a CDS encoding globin produces the protein MPFRKDRFLASLKRCRESERFAHEFYARLRAKDDAIRDRFRFTDFETQVKKFNEALDICVDATEGKQEALARLRELGVTHDIDHHNILPDWYELWIEALLQTAEESDPQWNAETAAAWRSLLERITGRMASFYLPPGHPGR, from the coding sequence ATGCCATTCCGGAAAGACCGATTCCTCGCTAGTCTCAAGCGGTGCCGGGAGTCCGAGCGCTTCGCCCACGAGTTCTACGCGCGGCTGCGGGCCAAGGACGACGCGATCCGCGATCGCTTCCGCTTCACCGACTTCGAAACGCAGGTCAAGAAGTTCAACGAGGCGCTCGATATCTGCGTCGACGCTACCGAGGGGAAGCAGGAGGCGCTCGCCCGCCTGCGGGAGCTGGGCGTGACGCACGACATCGACCACCACAACATCCTGCCGGATTGGTACGAGCTGTGGATCGAGGCCCTGCTCCAGACCGCCGAGGAGAGCGACCCCCAGTGGAACGCCGAGACCGCGGCCGCCTGGCGGAGTCTGCTAGAACGCATCACGGGCCGGATGGCGTCGTTCTACCTGCCGCCGGGCCACCCTGGCCGGTAG